A single region of the Desulforegulaceae bacterium genome encodes:
- the cysQ gene encoding 3'(2'),5'-bisphosphate nucleotidase CysQ: MNIENCVYESIIAAIKAGNKIMEIYNDPKSDFEIEKKSDNSPVTIADKKADKIIKNHLQKINIPLLSEEGKNIEYEKRKNWDYYFLVDPLDGTKEFLKKNNEFTVNIALINKNKPIAGVVYLPVLKTLYFGYDKKSYKIENISENKDLKSNLKDFIKTAKVLSPKTKPKEYTIIATRSHQNDELKKFIKEKEKIHGKVNFISAGSSLKFCKIAEGLAHVYPRTGPTMEWDTAAGHCVCEGAGLEVKNLESGKSLIYNKKNLLNPNFVVK, from the coding sequence TTGAATATTGAAAACTGCGTTTATGAATCAATAATTGCCGCAATAAAAGCCGGCAATAAAATAATGGAAATTTACAATGACCCAAAATCAGATTTTGAAATAGAAAAAAAATCTGATAATTCACCTGTAACAATAGCTGACAAAAAAGCAGACAAAATTATTAAAAATCATTTGCAAAAAATAAATATCCCTCTTTTAAGTGAAGAGGGAAAAAACATTGAATATGAAAAAAGAAAAAACTGGGACTATTATTTTTTAGTAGATCCCCTTGACGGAACAAAAGAATTTTTGAAAAAAAACAATGAATTTACAGTAAATATAGCTCTTATAAATAAAAACAAACCCATTGCAGGGGTTGTTTATCTTCCTGTACTTAAAACCCTTTATTTTGGCTATGATAAAAAATCCTATAAAATTGAAAATATATCTGAAAATAAAGATTTAAAATCAAATTTAAAAGATTTTATAAAAACTGCCAAAGTTTTGTCTCCAAAAACAAAACCAAAAGAATATACAATAATTGCAACAAGATCACATCAAAATGATGAACTAAAAAAATTTATTAAAGAAAAAGAAAAAATTCATGGAAAAGTAAATTTTATATCAGCTGGAAGTTCCCTTAAATTTTGTAAAATTGCTGAAGGCCTTGCCCATGTTTATCCAAGAACTGGACCAACAATGGAATGGGACACAGCAGCAGGTCATTGTGTTTGTGAAGGGGCTGGACTTGAAGTTAAAAATCTTGAATCAGGTAAAAGCCTTATTTATAACAAAAAAAACCTTTTAAACCCAAACTTTGTTGTAAAATAA
- the lpdA gene encoding dihydrolipoyl dehydrogenase: MSDIIIIGGGPGGYIAAIRASQLGNKVILIEKDSLGGTCLNQGCIPSKIFKASAELFKKTNDFDDFGIELTNSPKFNMAKLQNRKNKIINIQKKGLESLLKNNKIEIINGFASISGKNSVNIKTDTKEKEINFKKLIIAAGTKTKELKGFEFDHKNILSSNDLLKLDYIPESIAIIGGGIIGCEFASILSSLGSKVYLIEEKQRLLPIKNLHKDISKNLEREFKKQKIKVFTNSLAKIKENTDSGFIIETIPSNTKAKTNEISCKKIAVCTGRTPMTSKLKLDKADIKTNESGYIIVDENYETTCKNIYAIGDILGPDFSMLAHTAYFEGRICAEKISGNKFTKLDYSKIPSAIFTSPEIGFIGETEETAKEKGYKPFTEKVLFRTSGKAHSIGEISGEAILVADKNKNKILGAHLIGPNASDLCGEAALMVQNNLSYEELANSVHAHPTLSEIIMEAGLKLSGIKLHG; this comes from the coding sequence ATGTCAGATATAATTATAATTGGCGGAGGCCCGGGAGGATATATAGCAGCAATAAGAGCTTCCCAACTTGGAAATAAAGTAATTTTAATAGAAAAAGATTCCCTTGGAGGAACCTGCTTAAACCAAGGCTGTATTCCCTCTAAAATTTTTAAGGCAAGTGCTGAATTATTTAAAAAAACAAATGATTTTGATGATTTTGGGATTGAATTAACCAATAGCCCAAAATTTAATATGGCTAAGCTTCAAAATAGAAAAAATAAAATTATAAATATTCAAAAAAAGGGATTAGAATCTCTTTTAAAAAACAATAAAATAGAAATTATAAATGGATTTGCTTCAATTTCAGGGAAAAACTCTGTTAATATAAAAACTGATACCAAAGAAAAAGAAATAAATTTTAAAAAACTTATAATTGCAGCAGGAACTAAAACAAAAGAGCTTAAAGGATTTGAATTTGACCATAAAAATATTTTATCAAGCAATGACCTTCTAAAACTTGATTATATTCCAGAATCAATTGCAATTATTGGAGGAGGAATAATAGGATGTGAATTTGCCTCAATTTTGTCTTCACTTGGATCAAAAGTATATCTAATTGAAGAAAAACAAAGACTTCTTCCCATAAAAAATCTTCATAAAGATATTTCTAAAAATCTTGAAAGAGAATTTAAAAAACAAAAAATAAAGGTTTTTACAAATTCACTTGCTAAAATTAAAGAAAATACAGATTCAGGCTTTATAATTGAAACAATTCCCAGCAATACAAAAGCAAAAACAAATGAAATTAGTTGCAAAAAAATTGCAGTCTGCACAGGAAGAACACCAATGACAAGTAAACTTAAACTTGATAAAGCAGATATTAAAACCAATGAATCAGGATATATAATTGTTGATGAAAATTATGAAACAACTTGTAAAAACATTTATGCCATAGGAGATATTTTGGGCCCTGATTTTTCCATGCTGGCCCACACTGCATATTTTGAAGGAAGAATTTGTGCTGAAAAAATTTCTGGAAACAAGTTTACAAAGCTTGATTATTCAAAAATTCCTTCTGCTATTTTCACTTCCCCGGAAATTGGATTTATAGGTGAAACTGAAGAAACAGCAAAAGAAAAAGGATATAAACCTTTTACAGAAAAAGTCCTTTTCAGGACATCTGGAAAAGCCCATTCAATTGGAGAAATTTCAGGAGAGGCAATTCTTGTTGCAGATAAAAATAAAAACAAAATTTTAGGAGCTCACTTAATAGGGCCAAATGCTTCTGATTTATGCGGAGAAGCAGCCTTAATGGTTCAAAACAATTTATCTTATGAAGAACTTGCAAATTCTGTTCATGCCCACCCCACTTTATCAGAAATAATTATGGAGGCTGGACTTAAACTTTCAGGGATAAAACTTCACGGATAA
- a CDS encoding aminomethyltransferase family protein, with product MVKKTKINSRHHEMGANMAEFGGYEMPLWYKTGARDEHISVLRAAGIFDTSHMAFVNVLGTNALELLQKTFSKDLNACIGPNKLPIADKRCVYGVFLNETGHVIDDAIVYKFADNNYAVVVNAGMGREIAAHLEKYKENLDVKIIDYSDNLGKFDIQGPLSGIIVKSLINHPKEVFDGFVYFSHKGHFDKSVPTSYEVTLKGSNIPILLSRTGYSGEFGFEIFVDQKYFLEVWDLFVEEGRIFELTPCGLAARDSLRAGAGLPLSHKDIGNWPYINHPWEFTLPFTDNKKGFGKEFVGSKVLLNSDYKYHTYAFVGSDLRKVNPEDAVVVDENNIEIGRILTCATDLGIDWANGKIFSITSPLDSGKPPGFSPRGLRCGFVHVDKKLNFGDKVYLKSKKRKLDAIIVNEIRPHKTARRKISSMP from the coding sequence ATGGTAAAAAAAACAAAGATAAACAGCCGCCACCATGAAATGGGAGCAAATATGGCTGAGTTTGGCGGATATGAAATGCCTTTGTGGTATAAAACAGGGGCAAGAGATGAGCATATTTCAGTTTTAAGGGCTGCAGGTATTTTTGATACTTCCCATATGGCTTTTGTAAATGTTTTAGGAACCAATGCTCTTGAGCTTTTGCAAAAAACTTTTTCAAAGGATTTAAATGCTTGTATTGGCCCAAATAAGCTTCCCATTGCAGATAAAAGATGTGTTTATGGAGTTTTTTTAAATGAAACGGGTCATGTAATTGACGATGCTATTGTTTATAAATTTGCAGATAACAATTATGCTGTTGTTGTAAATGCGGGTATGGGCCGGGAAATAGCAGCTCATCTTGAAAAATATAAAGAAAATCTTGATGTAAAAATTATAGATTATTCAGATAATCTTGGAAAATTTGATATCCAGGGGCCTTTATCAGGAATAATTGTAAAATCTTTAATTAATCATCCAAAGGAAGTTTTTGATGGTTTTGTTTATTTTTCACACAAAGGTCATTTTGATAAATCTGTTCCAACTTCCTATGAAGTAACTTTAAAAGGCAGTAATATTCCAATTCTTCTTTCAAGAACAGGTTATTCAGGAGAATTTGGTTTTGAAATTTTTGTAGACCAAAAATATTTTCTTGAAGTCTGGGATCTTTTTGTTGAAGAAGGAAGAATTTTTGAGCTTACTCCCTGCGGTTTGGCAGCCAGAGATTCATTGCGGGCTGGAGCAGGTCTTCCACTTTCACACAAAGATATTGGAAACTGGCCATATATTAATCATCCCTGGGAGTTTACCCTTCCTTTTACTGATAACAAAAAAGGTTTTGGAAAAGAATTTGTTGGAAGCAAAGTTTTATTAAATTCTGATTATAAATATCACACTTATGCTTTTGTAGGTTCTGATTTAAGAAAAGTAAATCCTGAAGATGCTGTTGTTGTAGATGAAAATAACATTGAAATAGGCAGGATTTTAACTTGTGCCACTGATTTGGGCATAGACTGGGCCAATGGCAAAATCTTTTCTATTACAAGCCCTTTGGATTCTGGAAAGCCGCCTGGGTTTAGTCCTCGGGGATTAAGATGTGGATTTGTTCATGTTGATAAAAAATTAAATTTTGGCGACAAGGTTTATCTTAAATCCAAAAAAAGAAAACTTGATGCAATTATTGTAAATGAAATAAGACCCCACAAAACTGCTAGAAGGAAAATTAGTTCTATGCCTTAG
- the gcvH gene encoding glycine cleavage system protein GcvH produces the protein MKEINELNLPENIFYTDQHEWVETGEVVKVGVSDYAQDQLGDIVFVELPEVGDSFEKGDECATLESVKAVSEIYCPVSGEVVEINEALEDEPGLINEDPYEKGWMFKVKVEGSIDGLMDKAAYLAMLKGE, from the coding sequence ATGAAAGAAATAAATGAACTTAATCTGCCTGAAAACATATTTTATACAGATCAGCATGAGTGGGTTGAAACAGGTGAAGTGGTAAAAGTTGGAGTTTCAGATTATGCCCAGGATCAGCTCGGAGATATTGTTTTTGTTGAGCTTCCTGAAGTAGGTGATTCTTTTGAAAAAGGTGATGAATGCGCAACTCTTGAATCTGTAAAAGCTGTTTCTGAGATTTATTGTCCGGTTTCCGGTGAAGTTGTTGAAATAAATGAGGCTTTAGAAGATGAACCAGGTCTTATAAATGAAGATCCCTATGAAAAAGGCTGGATGTTTAAAGTAAAAGTTGAAGGTTCCATTGACGGACTTATGGACAAAGCCGCTTATCTTGCCATGCTTAAAGGAGAGTAA
- the gcvPA gene encoding aminomethyl-transferring glycine dehydrogenase subunit GcvPA: MHYIPHTKEDVEKMLASIGAKTEDDVFKGIPSNLRRKSPLNLDEPMSEWEIIDKMRKISSEMIPSSEKTIFMGAGSYLHNIPSVVPYLVSRSEFTTAYTPYQPEVSQGTLQAIYEYQTFTSNLLGMDIANASMYDGATSLAEALLMSLRIKKKTSKIVISEAVNPFYKKVVETYFEPTEFEIIYLPFDENGKTDISKLSNSKDIAGFAVQSPNFFGIIEDNEKISEICEKNKILFVSCFSEPFAFGLYKPSGVYGADIVCGEGQSMGIPQSFGGPGLGMFAAKEKYMRQMPGRLCGQTVDKNGKRGFVLTISTREQHIRREKATSNICSNQGLCALTSAVFMSCLGKTGLKEIAKINHNNASWLRKKLIELGFEDKFKNSAFFNEFVLKAPIGFENVWEKLCEKQIVCGLPISKFFNDFENSYLFCVTEAFSKENMENLLENIKKEVGND; this comes from the coding sequence ATGCATTACATCCCACATACCAAAGAGGATGTTGAAAAAATGCTTGCTTCCATTGGAGCAAAAACTGAAGATGATGTTTTTAAGGGGATTCCTTCAAATCTTAGAAGAAAATCTCCCTTAAATCTTGATGAGCCCATGAGCGAGTGGGAAATCATTGACAAGATGAGAAAAATTTCATCTGAAATGATCCCTTCATCTGAAAAAACTATTTTCATGGGAGCAGGAAGTTATTTGCACAATATTCCTTCAGTTGTGCCTTATCTTGTTTCAAGGTCAGAGTTTACAACTGCATATACACCGTATCAGCCGGAAGTAAGTCAGGGAACTTTGCAGGCAATTTATGAATATCAGACTTTTACTTCTAATCTTCTGGGAATGGATATTGCCAATGCTTCTATGTATGACGGTGCAACTTCTCTTGCTGAAGCACTTTTAATGTCTTTAAGAATTAAAAAAAAGACATCAAAAATTGTAATTTCAGAAGCTGTTAATCCATTTTATAAAAAAGTTGTTGAAACATATTTTGAGCCCACAGAATTTGAAATAATTTATCTTCCTTTTGATGAAAATGGAAAAACAGATATTTCAAAACTTTCAAATTCAAAAGACATTGCCGGATTTGCTGTTCAGTCACCAAATTTTTTTGGAATAATTGAAGACAACGAAAAAATTTCTGAAATATGTGAAAAAAATAAAATCCTTTTTGTTTCATGTTTTAGTGAGCCTTTTGCTTTTGGGCTTTATAAGCCTTCCGGAGTTTACGGAGCAGATATTGTCTGCGGTGAAGGACAAAGTATGGGAATTCCCCAGTCTTTTGGAGGGCCGGGTCTTGGAATGTTTGCTGCCAAAGAAAAATATATGCGTCAAATGCCAGGTCGCCTTTGCGGACAAACTGTTGATAAAAACGGAAAAAGGGGATTTGTTCTTACAATTTCCACAAGGGAGCAGCATATAAGAAGGGAAAAAGCAACTTCAAATATTTGCTCCAATCAGGGACTTTGTGCTCTTACTTCTGCTGTATTCATGTCCTGTCTTGGAAAAACCGGTTTAAAAGAAATTGCTAAAATAAATCATAATAATGCTTCCTGGTTAAGAAAAAAACTTATTGAGCTTGGATTTGAGGACAAATTTAAAAACTCAGCTTTTTTCAATGAATTTGTATTAAAAGCTCCAATTGGTTTTGAAAATGTCTGGGAAAAACTTTGTGAAAAGCAAATTGTCTGCGGTCTTCCAATTTCTAAGTTTTTCAATGATTTTGAAAATAGTTATTTGTTTTGCGTAACTGAAGCTTTTTCAAAGGAAAATATGGAAAATCTTCTTGAAAATATTAAAAAGGAGGTAGGCAATGATTAA
- the gcvPB gene encoding aminomethyl-transferring glycine dehydrogenase subunit GcvPB: MINDKLTGLVLDEPLLWEKGSKGRIGISIPKQEIEASKPDPNLIWDGPDFPELSEVDVVRHFTRLSTWNFGVDSGMYPLGSCTMKYNPKLNEKTASMEGFSSSHPLLPENLCQGTLRLIYDLERLLCEITGLDVFTLQPAAGAQGELCGMLVFNAYHKKMGKRRKKIIIPDTAHGTNPASCALCGFDTIGLVSGADGILHPDAVREIMDEDTAGIMITNPNTLGLFEENIKEIAEIVHEKGGLVYCDGANMNAIMGAVSMREIGVDVIHLNLHKTFSTPHGGGGPGAGPVGVVKELEEFLPVPRVEKNGDKFIFNSDFPYSIGKLHAFHGNYGVLIKAYTYILSMGKELFDASTKAVLNANYIKENLKDIYHLPYKKPCMHECVFTDKNFEEYKVTTLDIAKRLLDFGFHPPTIYFPLVVNGAIMIEPTESESKEEIDKFIKVMKQIAKEAKENPDILHSAPNNTKVGRLDETLAARKPKLKG, from the coding sequence ATGATTAATGATAAGCTTACCGGACTTGTGCTTGACGAGCCTTTATTGTGGGAAAAGGGAAGTAAAGGAAGAATTGGTATTTCTATTCCAAAACAGGAAATTGAAGCTTCTAAACCAGACCCAAATCTTATTTGGGACGGGCCTGATTTTCCAGAACTTTCAGAAGTTGATGTTGTAAGGCATTTTACAAGACTTTCAACCTGGAATTTTGGAGTTGATTCAGGAATGTATCCCCTTGGTTCATGCACAATGAAATACAATCCAAAGCTCAATGAAAAAACAGCTTCAATGGAAGGTTTTTCAAGTTCCCATCCTCTTTTGCCTGAAAATCTTTGCCAGGGTACATTAAGGCTTATCTATGACCTTGAAAGGCTTTTGTGCGAAATTACAGGTCTTGATGTGTTTACTCTACAGCCTGCTGCCGGAGCCCAGGGTGAGTTGTGCGGAATGTTAGTGTTTAATGCCTATCATAAAAAAATGGGTAAAAGGCGGAAAAAAATTATAATTCCAGATACCGCACATGGAACAAACCCTGCTTCTTGTGCTTTATGCGGATTTGATACCATTGGTCTTGTTTCAGGAGCTGATGGTATTTTGCATCCGGACGCTGTAAGAGAAATTATGGATGAAGACACAGCAGGAATAATGATTACAAATCCCAATACCCTTGGTCTTTTTGAGGAAAATATTAAAGAGATTGCTGAAATTGTCCATGAAAAAGGCGGTCTTGTTTATTGTGACGGAGCAAACATGAATGCAATCATGGGTGCTGTGAGCATGAGAGAAATTGGAGTTGATGTTATTCATTTAAATCTTCACAAAACTTTTTCCACACCACATGGAGGCGGAGGTCCTGGAGCTGGTCCTGTTGGAGTTGTAAAAGAACTTGAAGAATTTCTTCCTGTTCCAAGGGTGGAAAAAAACGGTGATAAGTTTATATTTAACTCTGATTTTCCTTATTCTATTGGAAAGCTTCATGCTTTTCACGGAAACTACGGGGTTCTTATCAAGGCTTACACCTATATTCTTTCCATGGGTAAAGAGCTTTTTGATGCAAGCACAAAAGCTGTGTTAAATGCAAACTATATAAAAGAAAATTTAAAAGATATTTATCATCTTCCATACAAAAAACCTTGTATGCATGAATGTGTTTTTACAGATAAAAACTTTGAAGAATACAAAGTAACAACACTTGATATTGCAAAAAGACTTCTTGATTTTGGATTCCATCCTCCAACAATTTATTTTCCCCTTGTTGTTAACGGGGCAATAATGATTGAGCCTACAGAATCAGAATCAAAAGAAGAAATAGATAAATTTATAAAAGTAATGAAGCAGATTGCAAAGGAAGCAAAAGAAAATCCTGATATTTTGCATAGTGCTCCAAATAATACCAAAGTTGGCAGACTTGACGAAACCCTTGCAGCAAGAAAACCAAAGCTAAAAGGTTAA
- the lipB gene encoding lipoyl(octanoyl) transferase LipB, giving the protein MKKELVFLDMGRTFYKYSLLFQEKIVEEKIKNFLSKDFLLFTEHEPVITLGKRGGKEFVLREKPFLKKNNVSIIETSRGGLATCHLPGQAVFYPILNLRGLNIGVREYSSKLMDTIEDFLKKYKVKSFRTENYPGVFVNNKKIASIGLSIKKNICFHGLSININNDNSLFDCIVACGLKNVVMTRLCDETDMEINMDKVKTDFLDSFVKVFEFEIFH; this is encoded by the coding sequence ATGAAAAAAGAACTTGTATTTTTAGACATGGGGAGGACTTTTTATAAGTATTCCCTTTTGTTTCAGGAAAAAATTGTTGAAGAAAAAATAAAGAATTTCTTATCAAAAGATTTTCTTCTTTTTACAGAACATGAGCCTGTGATTACCCTTGGTAAAAGGGGAGGGAAAGAGTTTGTTTTAAGGGAAAAACCTTTTTTAAAGAAAAATAATGTAAGTATTATTGAGACTTCAAGGGGTGGACTTGCAACATGTCATTTACCTGGTCAGGCTGTTTTTTATCCCATTTTAAATCTTAGAGGTTTAAATATAGGAGTAAGAGAATATTCCAGTAAATTAATGGATACAATTGAGGATTTTTTAAAAAAATATAAAGTTAAATCTTTTAGAACTGAAAATTATCCCGGAGTTTTTGTTAATAATAAAAAGATTGCAAGTATTGGTCTTTCCATAAAAAAAAATATTTGTTTTCATGGATTAAGCATTAATATTAATAATGACAATTCTCTTTTTGACTGTATTGTTGCCTGCGGTTTGAAAAATGTGGTGATGACAAGACTTTGTGATGAAACAGATATGGAAATAAATATGGATAAGGTAAAAACTGATTTTTTGGATTCTTTTGTTAAAGTTTTTGAATTTGAAATTTTCCATTAA
- the lipA gene encoding lipoyl synthase — MSQTYSRKILKDQGIRVSKPKWLRKPLPSGPEYEKIQSLLKKGGLHTVCSQAKCPNQFECYSKGTATFLILGEKCTRNCKFCAIEQSFNEAVDKDEPKKVANAAKEMDLKYVVVTSVTRDDLEDGGAFLFAEVICELKKNIKNVFVEVLIPDFKGNEKALDIVLNANPDVLNHNVETSKNIYEKARPMADYEQSLKVLSYCKNKRPDIYVKSGLMTGLGETREELDKTIKDIKNSGADFITIGQYLQPSLNHLLVEKFYSPQEFEDIRKFCENLGFKGVASGPFVRSSYKAFEMFGLNK, encoded by the coding sequence ATGTCCCAAACCTATTCAAGAAAAATATTAAAAGACCAGGGTATCAGGGTTTCAAAACCAAAATGGCTTAGAAAACCCCTTCCTTCAGGGCCTGAATATGAAAAAATACAGTCACTTTTAAAAAAAGGCGGACTTCACACTGTATGCTCACAGGCAAAATGTCCAAATCAGTTTGAGTGCTATTCAAAGGGAACAGCAACTTTTCTTATTCTTGGGGAAAAGTGTACAAGAAATTGTAAGTTTTGTGCAATTGAACAGTCTTTTAACGAGGCTGTTGATAAAGACGAGCCAAAAAAAGTTGCAAATGCTGCAAAGGAAATGGACCTTAAATATGTTGTTGTAACTTCAGTTACACGAGATGACCTTGAAGACGGCGGAGCATTTCTTTTTGCAGAAGTTATTTGTGAACTTAAAAAAAATATTAAAAATGTTTTTGTAGAAGTTCTTATCCCTGATTTCAAGGGAAATGAAAAAGCTCTTGATATAGTTTTAAATGCCAATCCTGATGTTTTGAATCACAATGTTGAAACATCAAAAAATATTTATGAAAAAGCAAGACCCATGGCAGATTATGAGCAGTCTTTAAAGGTTTTGTCATATTGTAAAAACAAAAGACCTGATATTTATGTTAAGTCCGGACTTATGACAGGTCTTGGGGAAACAAGGGAAGAACTTGATAAAACAATAAAAGATATAAAAAATTCAGGAGCTGATTTTATAACAATAGGACAATATTTACAGCCTTCCCTAAATCATCTTTTAGTTGAAAAATTTTATTCTCCCCAGGAATTTGAAGATATAAGAAAATTTTGTGAAAATCTTGGTTTTAAAGGGGTTGCTTCCGGACCTTTTGTCAGAAGTTCTTATAAGGCTTTTGAGATGTTTGGTTTGAATAAATAG